One genomic segment of uncultured Desulfobacter sp. includes these proteins:
- the sbtA gene encoding SbtA family thio(seleno)oxazole RiPP natural product precursor, with product MDSKELKKVLAGLCIAGLLAGSTATLSGCTNGSG from the coding sequence ATGGACAGTAAAGAACTGAAAAAGGTGCTGGCCGGCTTATGCATTGCCGGGCTGCTCGCCGGGTCTACTGCAACCCTGTCCGGCTGTACGAACGGAAGTGGGTGA
- a CDS encoding rhodanese-related (seleno)protein: MKRKKIILFFLAVALLVVSGPVLAADVPRMTVDELKAVLGNDNVVVLDVRSGRDWRSSEFKIQGAKRADPGKINTWAGTYPKDKTLVLYCAUPSEGTSARLAKQLMEKGYNNVYALKGGWQKWYRGKFPVEEK; encoded by the coding sequence ATGAAAAGAAAAAAGATTATCCTGTTTTTTTTGGCCGTGGCTTTACTGGTGGTTTCAGGTCCGGTTTTGGCCGCAGATGTACCCCGGATGACGGTTGATGAATTAAAGGCGGTTTTGGGGAATGACAATGTTGTCGTCCTGGATGTCCGGTCCGGAAGAGACTGGAGATCCTCGGAATTCAAAATCCAGGGAGCAAAAAGGGCTGACCCCGGAAAGATCAATACCTGGGCCGGGACTTACCCGAAAGACAAGACACTGGTGCTCTACTGCGCCTGACCTAGTGAAGGGACTAGCGCCAGGTTGGCGAAGCAGTTGATGGAAAAAGGGTACAACAACGTGTATGCCCTTAAGGGCGGATGGCAGAAATGGTACAGGGGAAAGTTCCCTGTGGAAGAAAAATAA